ATAGCAATCACAATAGAAAACATAATAGGTCTTTTAATTTTTAAAAGTCTGGCTACCAAATACCCTATAAACCAGATAAGAAAGGTTGTCCACACAAAATGTATAATAAGTTCTATAAAAAAATCTTCCATCTCAAATTTATTCAATATTGATTCCTAATAAATTAAGCCCTGAACCCACAGGGAAATCTTTTACATCTACAGGCAATTTGCCCAGAGTGTTTTTCTTACCAAAAAGGATTTCTGGCACAATTTCTTGACAATCTGGGTGATTCTGGTAAGTTACCAAAATGCTTTCTATATAGCGAGTTTCTAAATTTTTTAGTGCATAAGGACTACCAAAAATGGCAAGCGAAACCTTATTTTTTTGGCTTAAATCCTCAATCAAATTGCGGTCTGCATCGCTGATTTTGTACGAAGCGTAGGGCGAAGCATTTGAAGTATGGAATGAAATAAAGATTTTATCGAATTTCTTTAAATCACTTTGGTTTCGACTAATTTTTTGAATGTTTAATTGCGCTAAATTTTGGGCTAAAGTTTCGTAATTTTCTTCGCCTAAAGGCAACCAAGCAATTTTCTCATTGGCCGAAAAAGGCAATTGAGCCTTATCGTTTTTGAGCAGCGTCATGGCATTTTCAAAAATCTGATAATTAAGTGTTTTGCTTTCAGAATCATTTAATTTTTGGGCTAAATTTTCAGCAAAAAGCGGTTTTCTATGATTTAAATTTGTGTAGTATTTAGCCATCAAAATCTTGCGAACGCTCTCATCTAATCTTTGTTCAGAAATTTGCCCTGATTTTATAGCGTTGATGATTTTCTGTTTACCTTTGGACACGGCTTGCGAAAATAGCAAAATATCGTTTCCAGCTTCAAAAGCTACAAAATCTGATTCTCCGTTTGGGAAATTTTTGGTCACACCACTCATGTTGAGCGCATCTGTGATGATAATCCCTTGAAATCCCATTTTTTCTTTGAGCAAATGCGTCACAATGTTTTTTGAAAGCGAAGCAGGTTTTTTAGGATCTTTTTCAAAAGCGGGAACATTCAAATGTGCCACCATAATAGCCGTAACTCCTTTCTGAATTAAATCTTTGAATGGCGCCAATTCTACAGCTTCAAGACGCGCCTTGCTGTGTGCAATGGTGGGCAGTGTCTGGTGCGAATCCTGATCTGTATCGCCATGACCAGGGAAATGTTTTGCAGAAGCCAAAACTCGCTGATCCTGCATCCCTTTCATATAGTAAAAACCTTTTTCAGCTACATTTTTGGGCGATGAGCCAAATGATCGATTCCCGATAATTGGATTGTTGGGATTTACATTTACATCAATGTCGGGCGCAAAATTAAATTGAGCCCCTACTATGGCTAAATGTTCAGCGATTTTTTTACCCATTTGGTACACCAAATCGTTGTTTTGCACCGCGCCGAGTGTCATTGCCCAAGGAAAACGATGCGTGTTTTTAAGTCGCATGGCGAGCCCCCATTCAGCATCCATCCCGATGAGCAGTGGGTATTTGGACAAATTCTGATAGCGATTGGCGAGTTCAATTTGCTTTTCGGCGTTATCTTGCATAAAAATCAATCCGCCTATTTTTTCTTTGGTAATTAAATTTTCGATTTCTTTTTCGTGAGACAAATCTTTGTTGGTATAGGCTGCAACCATAAAAAGTTGCCCTACTTTCTCGTCCAGGCTCATTCGATTGCAAAGGCTATCAGTCCACTGAATTTGTACATCGTTTAGATAAAGTGGAGAAGTTTTTTGAGCCTTTAATCCAGAAAAAATCAGAAAAAATAGGCAAAATGCAAGATTTCTATTCATGGTTTATTTGGATTTGTATTTTTTAATTAAAGCTTTTAAAATTGCCCAAGTTTCTGCATCCAATACTCCGTCGTAATTGTCTGGTCTAAAGTGTTTTTGGAAAGCAGCGACCACATTTTTAGACTTTTCGTCCCAGTAGCCAAGTGGCGAAATTTCGTAGCCATAAGTAGCCAAATCCTTTTGGAAATCAGCAATGAAGTTGATATCTTCTATTTGTGTGTAAGGAAATTGATTCAAATAGAAATTTTTGGTTTCTTCGTCGTACCAAGCGCCCACACCATACTCATCATACAGTCTTTTCCATGGGAATCTTGGTCCTGGGTCTGGTTTTCGTTGTGGTGCAATATCAGAATGCCCAAGCACAAAAACAGGATCGATTTGGTAACGCGTTACAATATCCTTGGCAAGAGCTCCGACTTTTTTGATTTGGTAATCAGGAAATTCTTGATAGTAGCCTTTTGCGTTTCCTAGGTTTACGATTTCTATTCCAATGGAAGAGTCGTTTAAGTTTGTGCGCCCACCCCAGTAGCTCACGCCCGCATGCCAAGCGCGTTTGTTTTCGCTCACGAGTGCATTTATCTGGTTGTCATCATAGTCATTTACTACATAGTGCACGCTCACATTTCTTTCGCTTAGCACCATAAGCGATTTTGGCGTATCAAGTGCGGTGTAATGTAGAATCAAGAATTTTTGCCTAAAGTCTTGACTCACGGCAGGGTAGTAGTCGTTATTAATCGTGTAGCCTTTTGGCTTTGCTACCACATAATTATTTACATCTACATCTTTGAAAGGATTGATGTAAACAGTGTCTATTTTGGTTTTAGTAATTGTCTTAATGACTTTTACTTCCTTAGTCGTAGTACACGAAACAACGCTCAGTGCGCCCAAAAGCATCATGCACTTGATCCAGTAATTTTTCATTTGGTTTTAAAATTCATTCTGTGCAAAAATATAAAAAAATAGCCATTACTTAATTATGTAACAGCTATTTTAAATAAATGTTTTTGAGATTATTGTTTAATTCGTTCAATTGAAAATTTATATTTTGCGGATTTATGATTAAGGATTTTTGAGATGACATTAAATCACTAATTAAGATATAATTCTAACTGATTAAATCAAAAAAATCCTTGATGAATATCACCAAGGATTGAAGAATTATTTATGTTGTAAGGATTTGTTTATAAATAGCTTTTAATTTCATCAGAAAGCTGTTGGCTCGCTTTTACCAGTGGCAAACGAGTGTTTCTATCGCAGATGTTTAAATGTTCCAAAGTAGCCTTGATTCCTGCAGGGTTTCCTTCTTTATAGATTGCACGCGTAAGCGGTAAAAGTTTATAGAAAATCTCATACGCTTGGTCCACCTCACGATTGAGCGCATGGCGAATCATTTGCGTGTATTCTCCCATCGCTTGCCCAATAACTGAAATCACACCCGAGCCCCCTGCCAAAGTCATAGGAAGCGCATACTCATCATCGCCAGAAAGCACCAAAAAGTCTTTTGGCTTATTTAAAAGTAAACTCGCCGACTGGCTATAGCTTGGCGAAGCCTCTTTAATGGCTACCACATTTTCAAAATCGTTGGCCAAGCGAATCGTAGTCGCAGGTTCGATGTTTGAGCCCGTTCTTCCTGGCACATTATACAAAATAATGTCTTTTTCGGTAGATTCTGCAATACTTTTAAAATGCTGATAAATACCTTCTTGCGTAGGCTTGTTGTAATATGGCGAAACCGATAAAATTGCTGTGTAATCAGACAAATCCGTAGATTCAATCTGTTTGATGACTTCTCTGGTGTTGTTTCCACCAATCCCGAGCACCATTGGCACACGGCCATTGTTGTTTCTATTTATACAAGCAATAGCTGCTGCCTTTTCTTCCTTGGTCAAAGTAGCCGCTTCGGCAGTAGTCCCCATTACAACAAGATATTCTACACCGCCATCTATCGCGTGATTTACCAAACTTTCTAACCCTTGATAATCTACTTCGCCGTTGTCCAAAAACGGAGTTACAAGTGCTACCCCAGTACCGATTAATTCTTTATTCATTGTGTTTTTTCTTTGATTAAGCCAAACAAATGTACGAATTTTTTGGAATAAAAAAGAAATAAAGAATAAAAATCTAAAAAATAATTTGAATAAAGATAAAAATACTGATTTTTGATATTTTTTTGAACTAAAAAATGATTAATAATTGATTTTTAAAGCATTAAATACTTTGAATGAAAATTAATAGTAAAATTTTGCGCGAATGTTTTGCAAATTCAAAAATGCGCATTATATTTGCAACCGCTTTTGAAATCAAAAGTAGAAGTTTTTTTACAAAAAGTATAGGAGAGGTGCCGGAGTGGTAACGGAGCAGATTGCTAATCTGTCGGCGGGAAACCGTCGCCTGGGTTCGAGTCCCAGTCTCTCCGCAGCTTCGGGGTGTAGCGTAGCCCGGTCATCGCGCCTGGTTTGGGACCAGGAGGTCGCAGGTTCGAATCCTGCCACCCCGACACATTTTTGTAAAGCGGTCACGTAGCTCAGTTGGATAGAGCAATTGCCTTCTAAGCAATCGGTCGCAGGTTCGAATCCTGCCGTGATCACGATTAAAACCACTTTTTGAGTGGTTTTTTTTAGGGTTATTTTATTGTTAAGGTTTTTTGTTCGGGGTGTAGCGTAGCCCGGTTATCGCGCCTGGTTTGGGACCAGGAGGTCGCAGGTTCGAATCCTGCCACCCCGACAAAAGTTTAAAGCCGTTCGATTTTTTCGAGCGGCTTTTTTTGTTTTGCAAAATTGCTTTTTTCTTGCCGATGAATTATTTTTGAAATAGGTTAGAGACAATAGAGGGAGAACTTATTTTAGAGCGATTATAAGCGATAGTAAGTTAAGTAAAACTTCTCCTTGGACACCAAACCAGAAAAGCGAGCTGATAAATGTTTTTAGAGACAATCCTAATAAAAAATTTATAGAATTTGAGGTGAGGACAAATAATATCATTTTAAAAGATTTAAAATCTCCAGAAAAATTTATTCAAGGAGTAAAAGTTAGAATATACCGAGAAGATGTATATAAGATAATTAGCGATGGGGATAATATCAAAACTCCTCCCATTAGAATGAGTGATATTAATTTTAAAGATTAAGAATATGAGAACGAACTTTTTAGATTATATTAATAAAGATTTACAATTGAAAGAATTTCATTATACTCAAAAAAAGGAAGGCGAATATATAATTTTTGAGTACAGAAAAAAAAGCAAAAAAAATATACAAAACATTTCTTTTCTTCAATTAAAGAATAAATTAAAAGGTTTTTTCTATGGTGTGAATTTTATACAAATGGAAAAAATAATTGCACCTATTCTAGAAAAGAATGAAATTGTTGGAGAATTATATAAGGCAGAAAATATAAATGATTCTTTTTTTGTTAAGAAAAGTTCAGAATATACTTTAACGGATAGGGGGATAGACATTTCAAATGATTCAAAGATTAAAGAAATATTTAATCTTTTTCTTATTAATGACGCCCTTCCCTTTTTTGAAAAATGGAAAGATCTAACGGTATTGTACGAATATATAAAAGACAAAACAGAGGAGGAATTATGGGATATTTTAGGTCAATTTGCCCCAATGAAAAAGGCTGTTATATTAAGGCTTTGCAATGATTGTAATTATCAAGATTTTATGAATGATTATTATGAGAAACAGAAAGAATATTATGAAGAGGATCCAGAGGATATAGATAATATTCGGTATTACAACGCAGCCAAAGAATTAAAAGAAGTTTTAGACAAAACTAAGCCCGTTTATAATGTGTAAAAATCCGCATATATAGAGAAGATGTGTATAAAATCATCAGTGAAGGAGAAGGCATTAAAACACCACCAATAAATATGAACAAAATTAATTTTAGAGATTAGAAAAATGAAAAAGGTAGAATATAATAAAAATCTAATAGAAATTACCAAAGAATACTTAAAAGCTTTTGAAATATTAAATATAGATGATAGTACTATTTTGTTAAAAAAAGAACAAAAAAAATATATTGGATTTAGTTGGTTTTTAGAAACAAGAAAAGATGAGGTAAAAATTTTTAACACAAAATATTGGGTTCATTATATCTTTTTAGAAGAAATTATACAGCCCATTTTATTTAATAATTCCCTACAAGGAATGGAAATGATAAAAGGTATTAGAAACTCATTTAACATAAAAAATGATGATAGTGAAAATATATCTTATGATAAAGGTTACTTAATAAATGAAAAAACTATAATTAATCTTAAAGAAAAAATAAAGTTTATATTAGAGTTTGAAGCCCTCCCGTTTTTTGAAAAATGGAAAGATTTAACGGTATTGTACGAATATATAAAGGGCAAAGAAAGAAGAGAAGAACTTTCAGAGATATTAGGGCAGTTTTGGCAATTTAAGAAGGCAGCAATATTAAGATTGTGTAATGATAGCAATTATCAAGAATTTATAGACCAATTTGTAAAACGTCGAGAAGAAATATTAGAACTTCGCCCAGATAGTATAGATGTTCAACGCTATTGCCAAGCAGCCAAAGAATTAAAAGAAGTTTTAGACAAAACAGCGCCTATCTATAATGTGTAATTATAAATGAAGTTAATAAGCTAAAACTGTCATTTGTTAAAGAGAAACATGACAAAAAATTCCAATAAAAGGATTTTACAAATTATACGGAGACGGAGATAAAAATTTTGTAGATATAATAAAACTTCATAAATAATGGATATAGAAAGAAAGATTTTCAAAAGCGTATATTAAGTTTAATTGGTAAAACCTATAAAGCTTCATCAAATAGTACAAGCTATGTGGGGTTTTATAGAGAAAATGAAGATTTGTATATTGAAACTCGATTTAGAATTCAATATTCTAATCATGTCACATTTGAAGGAGTGCCAATATTTAGTTTTAAAAAATTAGAAAGAGAGGTTTCTAAATTGATAGCTCCTGAATTAAAAGACAAATATTCTGATTATTTTTATTTTACATCAAATGATTTTTATGATACAGAATATGATTTCTTTTTTAGAGAGATTAAAACAGAGTTAGAGTTAGAAGAATTTATAGAAGAATTTGTAAAATGGTTAGAATACCATGAAAAAGAGGTTTTTCCAAAACTGTTAGATATTCGTTCTTTAGCAGAATATGTAGGCAGTGTTTCTTTTGATAAAAAATTAGAAGCACCAGTTGCGGTTGGAGGTAAATTCCCTGTACACCTATTTAAAAAGTTAGCCATTCTAAAATGGGGAAACCAAACAGAGAGGTATGAAGAATATAAAGAAAATACAAAAATAAGGATTGAAAAATATGCTATAGAGAAACCGGATAGATATAACCCTGCATTTAAAGAAGGTTTTGAATCTTTAATTTCTCATTTAGAGAATGAACCCAATCCATTTTTATAAACTATAAATTCCAATAAAAGGATTTTACAAATCAATGATGAGACAAAAAGAAATATTTAATTCACTTGTTATAGGTTTAATAGATGATATTCCACAAGGGGAACAATTTGAAAAAGCGGAGCTAAATATAATGAGACTTGAGGGAGTTGTAGAGTTTAATAGCTATATAATTGATGGTGAGAATAAAAAAAGAACTCTAGAAGTTTCTATGGGATACAAATATGCAAAATTAATCCACGAACTCTATAATATAACTCAAAACGAGCCGCCAGTTCATACGAATTGGAACAGAGCAAAGTTTACTTTATTTCATGATGGAAAAATGCAAATGGAATATATTTGGGATCAAGAATTACAAGATGAAGTAGATGGTTACAATAACGATATTAAACCAAATGCTTAGGCTCAAAAGTTGTCAGCAGCAGGTATTTTAATTTTTCGAAGAACCTCTAAAAGACTGTTTAAATTTGAATATTAGATAGATGGAAAATATAAATTGGAAAAATTTGATAATTTATGATTGCAAAAAAATAAAAGATTTCTTAATAAAAATCAACCAAGAGGAAAATTGGTTATTGAAATTGAATTGCAACCGGAATATTTCTGTGTTTCAGGTTACTGTATTTTAGAGAGATTGAAACAGAGTTAGATGAATATATAGCAGAGTTTGTAAAATGTTTAGAATACCATGAAAAAGAGGTTTTTCCAAAACTGTTAGATATTCGTTTTTTAGCTGAATATGTAGGTAGCGTTCCTTTTGATAAAAAAGCGGAAATATCGGTTGGAGGTAAATATCCTGTTGGTGAGTTTAAAAAGTTAGCCATTTTAAAATGGGGAAATCAAACAGAGAGGTACAAAGAATATAAAGATGGTATAAGTAAGTTTATAGAAGAAGATTTTAGTAACCCTAGATATAAAGAAGAAGCCCCTCTATACAAAAAGAGTTTTGAGTCTTTAATTTCTCATTTAGAGAATGAACCCAATCCATTTTTATAAACTATAAATTCCAATAAAAGGATTTTACAAATTATACGGAGACGGAGATAAAAATTTTGTAGATATAATAAAACTTTATAAATAATGGTAATAAAAACCCAATTTATAGAGCGAGATTTATACAACGCTGCCAAAGAATTAAAAGAAATTTTGGACGAAACAGCGCCTATCCATAATGTGTAACCCAACAAATGCAAAAAAGCGCACTCCATAGAGTGCGCTTTTGGTGTTTAGTAAAGTGAAATAAATTATCCTAAAACTTCTTTTACATCACTATAGCCACCGGCGTTGTGCACATCGGTGATGCCTTGTGATTCAAGAAATTGCTTGCCTTGAGCGGCACGCCCACCTGCTTTGCAGAAAAGCACAATCGGCTTGCTGAATTTTTTAATCTCATTGATGTGTTTTGGTAACTCCATCAATGGGATGTGTTTAGCCTGTTTGATTGAGCCATATTGATCGAGCTCATCTTGGTTTCTAAGGTCGATTAGGGTTGCGTTAGGGTTCTTTAGTGCATCCATAGTTTCTGTGTTTAAAGTTTTACTGCCTAAAAATAGTTTAAATAATTTAGAAATTACCATATTACAATTCGTTTTTCGGGTGATTTATACATTTTATCGTTAGGTTGAATATTAAATGCTTCGTAAAACGCATTGATGTTTTCCAATGGAGCGGTTGCACGATAGATGCCTGGCGCGTGGAAATCGGTTTTGATTTGGTTTTTCAAAGACTCGTCTTTGGTTTTTGTGCGCCAGATAGTTCCCCAAGAGATAAAGAATCTTTGGTCTGGAGTAAATCCATCGATTTTGCCAGGGTTTCCGTGGTCGTTCAAGTACATTTGCAAGGCATCATAAGCCACATTCACGCCACCAAGGTCGGCAATATTTTCGCCAAGAGTTGCTTCTCCATTTACATTGATACCAGGGAATGGTTCATAGGCATTGAATTGTGCTGCAAGTGCTTTTCCTAATTGGTTGAATTTAGTTTCATCTTCCTTAGTCCACCAATTATTTAAGTTTCCATCTCCGTCGAATTTAGCCCCGCTGTCATCAAACCCGTGGGAGATTTCGTGCCCGATTACGGCTCCGATTCCTCCGAAGTTTACTCCCGCGTCTGCTTTAAAGTTGAAGAAAGGTGGTTGCAAAATTGCTGCAGGGAACACAATCTCGTTGTAAGACGGGTTGTAGTATGCGTTCACAGTTTGTGGGGACATTTCCCATTCGGTTTTGTCTACAGGTTTGCCAATTTTAGCGATATCTTCTAAGTAGTTCCAATGGGCTACATTCTGTAGGTTTTGGTAATAGCTACCACCGTCTTTAGTGTTTTTGATTTCCACTTTAGAGTAGTCTTTCCATTTGTCGGGATAACCTATTTTTACGGTGAATTTATCTAATTTCTCAAGTGCTTTTTGCTTGGTGGCAGGTGTCATCCAGCTCGATTCGTTGATATGTTTTTTGTATGATTTTTTGATGTAATCAATCATTTCAGAAGCGCGTTCTTTTGCCTCTGGCGGAAAAAC
This Ornithobacterium rhinotracheale DNA region includes the following protein-coding sequences:
- a CDS encoding glycoside hydrolase family 3 protein: MNRNLAFCLFFLIFSGLKAQKTSPLYLNDVQIQWTDSLCNRMSLDEKVGQLFMVAAYTNKDLSHEKEIENLITKEKIGGLIFMQDNAEKQIELANRYQNLSKYPLLIGMDAEWGLAMRLKNTHRFPWAMTLGAVQNNDLVYQMGKKIAEHLAIVGAQFNFAPDIDVNVNPNNPIIGNRSFGSSPKNVAEKGFYYMKGMQDQRVLASAKHFPGHGDTDQDSHQTLPTIAHSKARLEAVELAPFKDLIQKGVTAIMVAHLNVPAFEKDPKKPASLSKNIVTHLLKEKMGFQGIIITDALNMSGVTKNFPNGESDFVAFEAGNDILLFSQAVSKGKQKIINAIKSGQISEQRLDESVRKILMAKYYTNLNHRKPLFAENLAQKLNDSESKTLNYQIFENAMTLLKNDKAQLPFSANEKIAWLPLGEENYETLAQNLAQLNIQKISRNQSDLKKFDKIFISFHTSNASPYASYKISDADRNLIEDLSQKNKVSLAIFGSPYALKNLETRYIESILVTYQNHPDCQEIVPEILFGKKNTLGKLPVDVKDFPVGSGLNLLGINIE
- a CDS encoding N-acetylmuramoyl-L-alanine amidase, which gives rise to MKNYWIKCMMLLGALSVVSCTTTKEVKVIKTITKTKIDTVYINPFKDVDVNNYVVAKPKGYTINNDYYPAVSQDFRQKFLILHYTALDTPKSLMVLSERNVSVHYVVNDYDDNQINALVSENKRAWHAGVSYWGGRTNLNDSSIGIEIVNLGNAKGYYQEFPDYQIKKVGALAKDIVTRYQIDPVFVLGHSDIAPQRKPDPGPRFPWKRLYDEYGVGAWYDEETKNFYLNQFPYTQIEDINFIADFQKDLATYGYEISPLGYWDEKSKNVVAAFQKHFRPDNYDGVLDAETWAILKALIKKYKSK
- the dapA gene encoding 4-hydroxy-tetrahydrodipicolinate synthase is translated as MNKELIGTGVALVTPFLDNGEVDYQGLESLVNHAIDGGVEYLVVMGTTAEAATLTKEEKAAAIACINRNNNGRVPMVLGIGGNNTREVIKQIESTDLSDYTAILSVSPYYNKPTQEGIYQHFKSIAESTEKDIILYNVPGRTGSNIEPATTIRLANDFENVVAIKEASPSYSQSASLLLNKPKDFLVLSGDDEYALPMTLAGGSGVISVIGQAMGEYTQMIRHALNREVDQAYEIFYKLLPLTRAIYKEGNPAGIKATLEHLNICDRNTRLPLVKASQQLSDEIKSYL
- a CDS encoding rhodanese-like domain-containing protein; the encoded protein is MVISKLFKLFLGSKTLNTETMDALKNPNATLIDLRNQDELDQYGSIKQAKHIPLMELPKHINEIKKFSKPIVLFCKAGGRAAQGKQFLESQGITDVHNAGGYSDVKEVLG